The following proteins are encoded in a genomic region of Mycolicibacterium rutilum:
- a CDS encoding acyl-CoA carboxylase subunit beta → MTTESLPPTRTRTTAELLAELREKLELAKEPGGEKAVAKREKKGIPSARARIHALVDPGSFLEIGALAKTPNDPNALYGDGVVTGHARINGRPVGVFSHDQTVFQGSVGEMFGRKVAKLMEWVAMVGCPIIGINDSAGARIQDAVTSLAWYAELGRRHEMLRGLVPEISLIFGKCAGGAVYSPIQTDLVVAVRDQGYMFITGPDVIKDVTGEDVTFDELGGADVQAERGNIHKVVNSEAEAYQYVRDYLEFLPANTFDDPPIVNPGLEPELTPHDYELDTIVPDNDNMAYDMHEILLRIFDDGDVFEIAEQRSPSMITAFARVDGRPVGVIANQPMHMSGAVGNEASDKAAGFIRFCDSFNLPLVFVVDTPGAMPGVEEEKRGIIKRGGRFFNAIVEADVPKVTIIVRKAYGGGYAVMGSKQLSADLNFAWPTARIAVIGAEGAAQLLVKRFPDPTAPEVQKIRQDFIEGYNLNMATPWIAAERGYIDGVIEPHETRLLIRKSLRLLRDKQPTKKVLRKHGLTPL, encoded by the coding sequence GTGACGACCGAATCTCTCCCGCCCACCCGCACCCGCACCACCGCGGAACTGCTTGCCGAGCTCCGCGAGAAGCTGGAGCTGGCCAAGGAGCCCGGTGGCGAGAAGGCCGTCGCCAAGCGCGAGAAGAAGGGCATCCCGAGCGCGCGGGCCCGGATCCACGCGCTCGTCGACCCGGGCAGCTTCCTGGAGATCGGCGCGCTGGCCAAGACCCCGAACGATCCGAACGCGCTGTACGGCGACGGCGTGGTCACCGGCCACGCCCGGATCAACGGCCGGCCGGTCGGCGTGTTCAGCCACGACCAGACCGTGTTCCAGGGTTCGGTGGGGGAGATGTTCGGCCGCAAGGTGGCCAAGCTGATGGAGTGGGTGGCGATGGTCGGCTGCCCGATCATCGGCATCAACGACTCGGCGGGCGCCCGGATCCAGGACGCGGTGACGTCACTGGCGTGGTACGCCGAGCTGGGCCGCCGCCACGAGATGCTGCGTGGTCTGGTGCCCGAGATCTCGCTGATCTTCGGCAAGTGCGCGGGCGGTGCGGTGTACTCGCCCATCCAGACCGACCTCGTCGTCGCGGTCCGCGACCAGGGCTACATGTTCATCACCGGCCCGGACGTCATCAAGGACGTCACCGGTGAAGACGTCACCTTCGACGAACTCGGCGGCGCCGACGTTCAGGCCGAGCGCGGCAACATCCACAAGGTGGTCAACTCCGAGGCCGAGGCGTACCAGTACGTGCGCGACTACCTGGAGTTCCTGCCCGCCAACACCTTTGACGACCCGCCGATCGTCAACCCCGGGCTGGAGCCGGAGCTGACCCCGCACGATTACGAGCTCGACACGATCGTGCCGGACAACGACAACATGGCCTACGACATGCACGAGATCCTGCTGCGCATCTTCGACGACGGGGATGTGTTCGAGATCGCCGAGCAGCGCAGCCCGTCCATGATCACCGCCTTCGCCCGGGTCGACGGCCGCCCGGTCGGCGTGATCGCCAACCAGCCCATGCACATGTCCGGCGCGGTGGGCAATGAGGCGTCCGACAAGGCGGCCGGTTTCATCCGGTTCTGTGACTCGTTCAATCTTCCGTTGGTCTTCGTGGTGGACACCCCGGGCGCGATGCCGGGGGTCGAAGAGGAGAAGCGCGGCATCATCAAGCGCGGTGGCCGCTTCTTCAACGCCATCGTCGAGGCCGATGTGCCCAAGGTGACGATCATCGTGCGCAAGGCCTATGGCGGCGGCTACGCCGTGATGGGGTCCAAGCAGCTGTCGGCGGACCTGAACTTCGCGTGGCCGACCGCGCGCATCGCGGTGATCGGCGCCGAAGGTGCGGCGCAGTTGCTGGTCAAGCGCTTCCCGGATCCGACCGCACCCGAGGTGCAGAAGATCCGTCAGGACTTCATCGAGGGCTACAACCTGAACATGGCCACGCCGTGGATCGCCGCTGAGCGCGGCTACATCGACGGTGTCATCGAGCCACACGAGACGCGGCTGCTCATCCGCAAATCGCTGCGGCTGCTGCGTGACAAGCAGCCCACCAAGAAAGTGCTCCGCAAGCACGGGCTCACCCCGCTGTAA